The Pseudomonas parafulva genome includes a window with the following:
- a CDS encoding XdhC family protein, producing the protein MQHLDLQVIRQALQWSSTGQAVWLCTVLATYGSAPRAPGSLLAVNDQGQWLGSLSGGCVEDDFLERVALGEFVQPAAIVRYGDGSDPRSRVSLPCGGVLDVLVESLPSSCQVQDHLRQLESALLGQRRVLRQVKVPSGIQGLADAAGQGPRVHRDGDYVHLRVGAAQRLLLAGYSSVAQYCAEFAKAMGFEVVLCEPREEVLDGVQIDGIEIRRELPSEFIFNGGCHADTAVVALTHDPKIDDLAMLEAVRTAAFYIGVMGSRATSDKRRERLQRIGGLNADALDRIHAPIGLNLGSKTPAEIALAVLADVLRVRNGLDRAAL; encoded by the coding sequence GTGCAGCATCTCGATCTACAGGTGATTCGTCAGGCGTTGCAGTGGTCCAGCACAGGTCAGGCGGTGTGGTTGTGCACCGTGCTCGCCACTTACGGCTCGGCGCCCCGCGCGCCGGGCTCGTTGCTGGCAGTCAACGACCAGGGCCAGTGGCTGGGGTCGTTGTCCGGCGGCTGCGTTGAAGACGATTTTCTTGAACGCGTGGCCCTGGGCGAGTTCGTGCAACCGGCTGCCATCGTGCGCTACGGCGATGGCAGCGACCCGCGCTCGCGGGTCAGCTTGCCCTGTGGCGGCGTGCTGGACGTGCTGGTGGAAAGCCTGCCGTCCAGTTGCCAGGTGCAAGACCATCTGCGCCAGCTGGAAAGCGCGCTGCTGGGCCAGCGTCGGGTGCTGCGCCAGGTGAAGGTGCCCAGCGGCATCCAGGGGCTGGCGGACGCTGCCGGTCAAGGGCCGCGTGTGCACCGTGACGGCGACTACGTGCACCTGCGCGTGGGTGCCGCCCAGCGGCTGCTGCTGGCGGGGTATTCCAGTGTTGCCCAGTACTGCGCCGAATTCGCCAAAGCCATGGGGTTTGAAGTGGTGCTGTGCGAGCCGCGTGAAGAGGTGCTCGACGGGGTGCAGATCGACGGTATCGAGATACGCCGCGAGCTGCCTTCGGAATTCATCTTCAATGGCGGTTGTCATGCCGACACCGCCGTGGTCGCGCTCACCCACGACCCCAAGATCGACGACCTGGCCATGCTCGAGGCCGTGCGCACCGCGGCGTTCTACATTGGCGTGATGGGTTCGCGTGCCACTTCCGATAAGCGCCGCGAGCGGCTGCAACGCATCGGCGGCCTGAATGCCGATGCGCTGGACCGTATCCATGCGCCCATTGGCCTCAACCTGGGCAGCAAGACACCGGCCGAGATCGCTTTGGCGGTGTTGGCAGATGTACTGCGGGTGCGCAACGGCCTCGACCGAGCCGCCTTGTGA
- a CDS encoding response regulator transcription factor, whose product MHVLLCEDDDLIAAGICAGLAAQGLTVDRVGNAAGARAMLQAAQFDVMILDLGLPDEDGLKLLRRLRQQGETLPVLVLTARDAVTDRVDGLQAGADDYLLKPFDLRELAARLHTLLRRVAGRAVNVIEHGPLRYDPSSCEATLAGKPVDLSRREQALLQALLQNAGRVLSSEQLKDCVYGFNDEVESNALNVHIHHLRRKLGNGIVETVRGLGYRLGPANAPTETPT is encoded by the coding sequence ATGCACGTTCTGCTTTGCGAGGACGACGACCTCATCGCTGCCGGCATCTGTGCAGGCCTTGCCGCACAGGGCCTGACTGTTGACCGGGTGGGCAATGCCGCCGGCGCCCGGGCCATGCTTCAGGCCGCGCAATTCGATGTGATGATCCTCGACCTTGGCCTGCCCGACGAGGACGGCCTGAAGCTGCTGCGCCGCCTGCGTCAGCAAGGCGAGACCTTGCCAGTGCTGGTGCTCACCGCCCGTGATGCGGTCACTGACCGGGTCGACGGCCTGCAAGCGGGGGCCGACGACTATCTGCTCAAGCCGTTCGACCTGCGCGAACTGGCCGCGCGCCTGCACACCCTGCTGCGCCGTGTCGCCGGCCGTGCGGTGAACGTGATCGAGCATGGCCCGCTGCGTTACGACCCCAGCAGCTGCGAGGCGACCCTGGCCGGCAAACCCGTGGACCTGTCCCGTCGTGAGCAAGCCTTGCTCCAGGCCCTGTTGCAGAACGCCGGGCGCGTGCTGTCCAGCGAGCAGTTGAAGGACTGCGTGTACGGTTTCAACGACGAAGTGGAAAGCAATGCGCTGAACGTGCATATCCATCACCTGCGCCGCAAGCTGGGCAACGGCATCGTCGAGACCGTGCGCGGGCTAGGCTATCGCCTGGGCCCTGCCAATGCGCCAACCGAGACGCCAACATGA
- a CDS encoding nucleotidyltransferase family protein, producing MKVAALVLAAGRSRRFGADKRRALLPDGRGLLAQCVQRAEAVFEDVRVVVREDEGREDFDLGTACGWVVSAQAASGMGHSLAAGVAALADSDAQAVAILLGDMPWIEAATLRHLAEAAQASTIVLARHAGQQGHPVIFGRAFWPALLGLTGDEGARAVVHANRASCTVIEVSDAGVLMDVDTPQALGFSGR from the coding sequence GTGAAGGTGGCGGCGCTGGTGTTGGCCGCTGGGCGCAGCAGGCGCTTCGGTGCCGACAAGCGCCGGGCCTTGCTGCCCGACGGGCGCGGCCTGTTGGCCCAGTGTGTACAACGGGCCGAGGCAGTGTTCGAGGATGTGCGGGTCGTGGTGCGCGAGGACGAGGGCCGCGAGGACTTCGACCTGGGTACCGCCTGTGGTTGGGTGGTCAGTGCCCAGGCGGCTTCGGGCATGGGCCACAGCCTGGCGGCAGGTGTCGCCGCCCTGGCTGACAGCGATGCGCAGGCGGTGGCCATCCTGCTGGGGGACATGCCGTGGATTGAGGCCGCGACCCTCAGGCACTTGGCCGAGGCCGCCCAGGCTTCGACCATCGTGCTGGCGCGTCATGCAGGGCAGCAAGGTCACCCTGTGATCTTCGGGCGCGCGTTCTGGCCGGCGCTGTTAGGGCTGACCGGTGACGAAGGCGCCAGAGCAGTGGTGCATGCCAACCGCGCCAGTTGCACGGTGATCGAGGTGTCAGATGCCGGGGTGCTGATGGATGTGGATACGCCTCAGGCGCTGGGCTTTTCAGGGCGTTGA
- a CDS encoding (2Fe-2S)-binding protein translates to MANRPLQLTLNGQPVGPVQVPDDLAMIDYLHEHQNLTGSRLGCGQGICHACVVIVDNPDGTSEEVRTCITGAHYFEGKKVRTIEGHAQQDEAGNLTLNPIQQKFVDLFAFQCSYCAPGFVNAATVLVETAQRQPLKKSEVQARIEASLGHHICRCTGYVRYYQATRTVLDDLGLVKEG, encoded by the coding sequence ATGGCTAACCGTCCACTGCAACTGACCCTCAACGGTCAACCGGTCGGCCCGGTCCAGGTCCCTGACGACCTGGCAATGATCGACTACCTGCACGAGCACCAGAACCTCACCGGCTCGCGCCTGGGTTGCGGGCAGGGTATCTGCCACGCCTGCGTGGTGATCGTCGACAACCCCGACGGTACCAGCGAAGAAGTGCGCACCTGTATCACCGGCGCCCATTACTTCGAAGGCAAGAAGGTCCGTACCATCGAGGGCCACGCCCAGCAGGACGAGGCCGGCAACCTTACGTTGAACCCGATCCAGCAGAAGTTCGTCGACCTGTTCGCGTTCCAGTGCAGCTACTGCGCACCAGGCTTCGTCAACGCCGCCACGGTGCTGGTGGAAACCGCCCAGCGCCAACCGCTGAAAAAGAGCGAGGTGCAAGCACGTATCGAAGCCAGCCTTGGCCACCACATCTGCCGTTGCACCGGCTATGTGCGTTACTACCAGGCCACGCGCACGGTGCTCGATGACCTCGGCCTGGTGAAGGAGGGTTGA
- a CDS encoding ATP-binding protein: MSLRVRLSLILGSAFVIIWALAAAWMLRDLRQQMMFSLDQRLVASARMVAGLIDQLPQPLSVKGEGTHYAADQLSVPDGMACQVSSLRGEILASNHKHDGVMDDGRSGFRDQTIDDASWRTFTYNHGDVRITTADRRMEREALNQSILLAASAPVLMALLGSLGLLWIGLGKGLEPLNRMRDALRRRRPDSVEPLQVAGMPSELQPLLETQNQLFVRIAQTIERERRLTDDAAHELRSPLTAIKTHLQVARMTEGAVREQALEHAEQGADRMHRTLEQLLMLARVEGSLSFDDGVQCSAEQVARQAVQDAGGGDNRRIVLNLPPEAALVYLSMPAPLAVAALRNLLDNALRHGGDEAVELEVQAAEGQVGFVVRDHGPGIAEADLGHLTERFWRHGQSSGCGLGLAIVQAIVQRCAGSLKFDSRSDGLRVVLQVPARPAG, from the coding sequence ATGAGCCTACGTGTGCGTTTGAGCCTGATCCTGGGCAGCGCTTTCGTGATCATTTGGGCGCTGGCTGCCGCCTGGATGCTGCGCGACCTGCGCCAGCAGATGATGTTCTCCCTCGACCAGCGCCTGGTGGCATCTGCACGCATGGTGGCCGGCCTGATCGACCAACTGCCCCAGCCGCTCAGCGTCAAGGGCGAAGGTACCCACTACGCGGCCGACCAGTTGAGCGTACCGGACGGCATGGCCTGCCAGGTCAGCTCGCTGCGCGGGGAAATCCTGGCCAGCAACCACAAGCACGATGGCGTCATGGATGACGGGCGCAGTGGTTTTCGTGACCAGACCATCGACGATGCCTCATGGCGCACCTTTACTTACAACCATGGCGATGTGCGCATCACCACGGCCGACCGGCGCATGGAGCGCGAAGCCCTGAATCAGTCCATCCTGCTCGCTGCCTCGGCGCCGGTGCTGATGGCCTTGCTGGGCAGCCTGGGCTTGCTCTGGATCGGGCTGGGAAAGGGCCTTGAACCGCTCAATCGCATGCGCGATGCCCTGCGCCGCAGGCGCCCCGACAGTGTCGAGCCGTTGCAGGTGGCGGGCATGCCCAGTGAGCTCCAGCCGTTGCTGGAAACCCAGAACCAGCTGTTCGTGCGCATTGCCCAGACCATCGAGCGCGAGCGACGCCTGACCGACGATGCCGCCCATGAACTGCGCAGCCCGCTGACAGCCATCAAGACCCACCTGCAGGTCGCCCGCATGACCGAGGGCGCGGTGCGCGAACAAGCGCTCGAACATGCCGAACAGGGTGCCGATCGCATGCACCGGACCCTGGAGCAATTGCTCATGCTGGCACGGGTCGAGGGTAGCTTGTCGTTCGACGACGGTGTGCAGTGCAGTGCCGAGCAAGTCGCGCGTCAGGCGGTGCAGGACGCCGGGGGTGGTGACAACCGCAGGATCGTCCTGAACTTGCCGCCCGAGGCTGCCCTGGTCTACCTGAGCATGCCCGCACCGCTAGCGGTGGCGGCGCTGCGCAACCTGCTGGACAACGCCCTGCGCCATGGCGGTGACGAGGCGGTGGAGCTGGAGGTACAGGCAGCTGAAGGGCAGGTGGGCTTCGTGGTGCGCGATCACGGGCCGGGCATCGCCGAGGCAGACCTCGGGCACCTGACCGAGCGCTTCTGGCGTCATGGTCAGAGCAGCGGCTGCGGGCTTGGCCTGGCCATTGTCCAGGCAATCGTGCAGCGCTGTGCAGGCAGCCTGAAGTTCGATAGCCGAAGTGATGGGTTGAGGGTGGTCTTGCAGGTGCCGGCGCGGCCTGCGGGGTGA
- a CDS encoding cytochrome c encodes MGFFRSALALAFGLAATCSALASDDAQLKRGQYLARAADCMACHTAEGGAPFAGGLPIHSPFGTIYGTNITPDKQYGIGNYSAEEFFAAVTQGKRKDGANLYPAMPYTSYHLMRREDSDAIFAYLKTIAPVHRPAPQTALRFPFNVRLGLSGWNMLYGKSVQAQPVEGSSRAWQRGQYLVEVMGHCGECHTPRNAVGALQQDLRLSGGLLNGYLAPSLLATDLAERGWSQPDLTTFLKHGISAQGSMFNEMFPVVHLSTQHLEDADLAAMATYLLGDNPPAAKVIAPVPLAQMSDSAQRGRQQYLNVCAGCHGVEGQGKPHIAVAMQGNTVLRQADSRNLVKVILDGIREQQFTGFERMQPMPGFADKLDERQVTDMVNYLRQAWGGLPGDLSEQQLAELKAE; translated from the coding sequence ATGGGCTTTTTCCGTAGCGCCCTGGCGCTGGCGTTCGGCCTTGCCGCAACGTGCTCGGCGCTGGCCAGTGATGACGCCCAGCTCAAGCGCGGCCAGTACCTGGCCCGGGCTGCCGACTGCATGGCGTGCCACACGGCCGAGGGCGGGGCGCCGTTTGCCGGGGGCCTGCCGATTCATTCGCCGTTTGGCACCATCTACGGCACCAACATCACCCCCGACAAGCAGTACGGCATCGGCAACTACAGCGCCGAGGAGTTCTTCGCGGCCGTTACCCAAGGCAAGCGCAAGGACGGCGCCAACCTGTATCCGGCCATGCCCTATACCTCGTATCACCTGATGCGGCGTGAAGACTCCGATGCAATCTTCGCCTACCTCAAGACCATCGCCCCGGTCCATCGCCCGGCACCACAGACGGCCCTGCGCTTTCCGTTCAACGTGCGCCTGGGTCTGAGCGGCTGGAACATGCTGTACGGCAAGAGCGTGCAGGCCCAGCCTGTCGAAGGCAGCAGCCGCGCCTGGCAGCGTGGCCAGTACCTGGTCGAGGTCATGGGGCACTGCGGCGAGTGCCACACCCCGCGCAACGCGGTCGGCGCCTTGCAGCAGGACCTGCGCCTGAGTGGCGGTCTGCTCAACGGCTACCTCGCCCCAAGCCTGCTGGCCACCGACCTGGCCGAGCGCGGCTGGTCGCAACCGGACCTCACCACGTTCCTCAAGCACGGGATCAGCGCCCAGGGCAGCATGTTCAATGAGATGTTCCCGGTGGTGCACCTGAGCACTCAGCACCTGGAAGACGCCGACCTTGCCGCCATGGCCACTTACCTGCTGGGCGACAACCCCCCGGCGGCCAAGGTGATCGCGCCCGTGCCGCTGGCGCAGATGAGCGACAGTGCCCAGCGCGGCCGCCAGCAGTACCTGAACGTGTGCGCCGGTTGCCATGGCGTGGAAGGCCAGGGCAAGCCGCACATCGCCGTGGCGATGCAGGGCAATACGGTGCTGCGCCAGGCCGATTCGCGCAACCTGGTCAAGGTGATACTCGACGGAATCCGCGAACAGCAGTTCACCGGCTTCGAGCGCATGCAGCCGATGCCAGGGTTCGCTGATAAGCTCGATGAACGCCAGGTGACCGACATGGTCAACTACCTGCGTCAAGCATGGGGCGGGCTGCCCGGTGATCTCAGTGAACAACAGCTGGCCGAGCTGAAAGCGGAGTAA
- a CDS encoding aspartate aminotransferase family protein, protein MSTATSLAQVPPATTPHPLYEFTDSPLLHRQQQQESNARSYPRRIPLALKRARGIYVEDVEGRQFIDCLAGAGTLALGHNHPVVVEAIQRVLADELPLHTLDLTTPVKDRFVQDLFAVLPEALRREAKVQFCGPTGTDAVEAALKLVRSATGRSTVLTFQGAYHGMSQGALSLMGSLGPKQPLGALLGSGVQFMPYPYDYRCPFGLGGEAGVKANLHYLENLLLDPESGVPLPAAVILEVVQGEGGVIPADIEWLKGVRRITEQAGVALIVDEIQSGFARTGRMFAFEHAGIVPDVVTLSKAIGGSLPLAVVVYRDWLDTWKPGAHAGTFRGNQMAMAAGSAVLEYLVEHRLADHAEAMGQRLRGHLQRLQADYPQLGDIRGRGLMLGVELVDPQGMADAQGHPPANRELAPRVQRECLKRGLILELGGRHGAVVRFLPPLIISDEQVDEVAQRFAAAVAAAV, encoded by the coding sequence ATGTCCACCGCTACCAGCCTTGCTCAGGTCCCACCGGCCACCACCCCGCACCCCCTGTACGAATTCACCGATTCGCCGCTGCTGCACCGCCAGCAGCAACAGGAATCCAATGCCCGCAGCTACCCCCGCCGTATCCCGCTGGCCCTCAAGCGCGCCCGTGGCATTTATGTCGAGGACGTCGAAGGCCGCCAGTTCATCGATTGCCTGGCCGGTGCCGGTACGCTGGCGCTGGGCCACAACCACCCCGTGGTAGTCGAAGCCATCCAGCGCGTGCTGGCCGATGAACTCCCCCTGCACACCCTGGACCTGACTACCCCAGTCAAGGACCGCTTCGTCCAGGACTTGTTCGCCGTGCTGCCCGAAGCACTGCGCCGTGAAGCCAAGGTGCAGTTCTGTGGCCCGACCGGTACCGATGCGGTGGAGGCCGCGCTGAAGCTGGTGCGCAGCGCCACCGGCCGCAGCACGGTCCTGACCTTCCAGGGCGCCTACCACGGCATGAGCCAAGGGGCACTGAGCCTGATGGGTAGCCTGGGTCCCAAGCAGCCCCTGGGCGCATTGTTGGGCAGCGGCGTGCAGTTCATGCCATACCCCTACGACTACCGCTGCCCGTTCGGCCTGGGCGGCGAAGCGGGGGTGAAGGCCAACCTGCACTACCTGGAAAACCTGCTGCTCGACCCCGAAAGCGGGGTGCCGCTGCCAGCCGCGGTGATTCTGGAAGTGGTGCAGGGCGAAGGCGGCGTGATACCCGCCGACATCGAGTGGCTCAAGGGCGTACGGCGCATCACCGAGCAGGCGGGTGTTGCGCTGATCGTCGATGAAATCCAGAGCGGTTTCGCCCGGACCGGACGCATGTTCGCCTTCGAACACGCCGGTATCGTGCCAGACGTCGTCACCCTGTCCAAGGCCATCGGTGGCAGCCTGCCCCTGGCCGTGGTGGTCTACCGCGACTGGCTCGACACCTGGAAGCCAGGCGCCCATGCCGGCACCTTCCGCGGCAACCAGATGGCCATGGCTGCAGGGTCTGCCGTGCTCGAATACCTGGTCGAGCACCGCCTGGCCGACCATGCCGAGGCCATGGGTCAGCGCCTGCGCGGGCATTTGCAGCGCCTGCAGGCAGATTATCCGCAGTTGGGGGATATCCGTGGTCGGGGGTTGATGCTGGGCGTGGAATTGGTCGATCCGCAAGGCATGGCAGACGCCCAGGGGCACCCGCCGGCCAACCGCGAACTGGCCCCGCGCGTACAGCGCGAGTGCCTCAAGCGAGGCCTGATCCTGGAACTCGGTGGCCGCCACGGGGCAGTGGTGCGTTTCCTGCCGCCCTTGATCATCAGCGACGAGCAGGTCGACGAGGTCGCTCAGCGCTTCGCCGCTGCCGTGGCCGCGGCGGTCTGA
- a CDS encoding IS3 family transposase (programmed frameshift) — protein MTKYNLALKQALIEECLSAPSIHEVALKHDLSPSMLRRWVKGYEKHGAAGLSAKYSRYDAQFKLKVLQCIEQEGLSAQQACIQFDIRGPSSIRQWKRLYDQGGVEALHPHHTRELSMPRKPSKKTSASPPTASDSDLTPEQMLEELEYLRAENAYPKKARCLDPSGPSHCAGEKTKAVQGLRHGHRLALLLRAAGLARSTFYYQSKVLLTDKHAALKESINNVYHEHKGRYGYRRITETLKHNGRMINHKKVQRLMQLMGLQSLVRAKKYRSYRGSEGLVAPDLLRREFKAGAPNQKWATDVTEFKVKGQKLFLSPLMDLYNGEILAYQINRRPEFKMVSAMLEQAFERLNPGDKPILHSDQGWQYRQPTYRHMLAEKNIEQSMSRKGNCLDNAAMESFFGTLKSEYFYLESFENVEQLASGLDDYIAYYNQKRISLRLNGLSPIQFRTHALAP, from the exons ATGACGAAATACAACCTGGCGCTCAAACAGGCACTCATCGAAGAGTGCCTTTCTGCTCCTAGCATTCATGAAGTGGCGCTAAAGCATGACCTCAGTCCATCGATGCTACGTCGGTGGGTAAAGGGCTATGAAAAACACGGCGCAGCCGGTTTAAGTGCCAAGTACAGCCGCTACGATGCCCAGTTCAAATTGAAGGTTTTGCAGTGCATTGAGCAAGAAGGATTGTCTGCCCAGCAAGCCTGCATCCAGTTTGATATTCGTGGCCCAAGTAGCATCAGGCAGTGGAAAAGGTTGTATGATCAAGGCGGAGTTGAAGCACTTCATCCGCATCATACCCGAGAGTTGAGCATGCCCCGTAAGCCATCGAAAAAAACCAGCGCAAGTCCTCCTACCGCTTCGGATAGCGACCTGACACCCGAGCAAATGCTCGAAGAGCTGGAATATCTGCGTGCGGAGAATGCTTACC CTAAAAAAGCTCGATGCCTTGATCCAAGCGGACCCTCGCACTGCGCAGGCGAGAAAACGAAGGCTGTCCAGGGATTGAGGCACGGGCATCGACTCGCTCTGCTGTTACGTGCTGCCGGGCTTGCACGTAGTACCTTTTATTACCAAAGCAAGGTGTTGTTGACTGACAAGCATGCGGCTTTGAAAGAGAGTATCAACAACGTCTATCACGAGCATAAGGGACGGTATGGCTATCGCCGGATCACTGAGACCCTCAAGCACAACGGTCGGATGATTAATCACAAGAAGGTGCAGCGACTGATGCAGCTGATGGGTCTCCAGTCGCTGGTCAGGGCGAAGAAATATCGCTCGTACCGAGGCTCAGAGGGACTGGTTGCGCCTGATCTGCTCAGGCGAGAATTCAAGGCAGGAGCCCCTAATCAGAAATGGGCAACCGACGTGACAGAGTTCAAAGTGAAGGGGCAGAAGCTGTTTCTTTCGCCGTTGATGGACCTGTATAACGGCGAAATCCTCGCTTATCAGATTAACCGGCGCCCGGAGTTCAAGATGGTCTCGGCAATGCTTGAGCAAGCCTTTGAGCGGCTGAATCCAGGTGATAAACCGATATTGCACTCCGATCAAGGATGGCAGTACAGGCAGCCCACTTACCGGCATATGCTGGCCGAGAAGAACATTGAGCAGAGTATGTCGCGTAAGGGCAACTGCCTAGACAACGCCGCAATGGAAAGCTTTTTCGGCACACTCAAGAGCGAATATTTTTACCTGGAGTCGTTTGAAAATGTCGAGCAGTTGGCTTCAGGACTTGATGATTACATCGCTTACTACAACCAAAAACGCATCAGTCTCAGACTTAATGGCCTGAGTCCGATACAATTTCGGACCCACGCGCTGGCCCCATAG
- a CDS encoding siderophore-interacting protein: MPSPARLTQTLQQGLRRLIGGARRQPQPYRLFDLVLSRRLSLTPSLTRLVFTGPDVAQMTTLAPDQRVKLFFPAPDGSLAQLPADQHWKAAHSALAAEQRPPMRTYTLRALRPEALEVDVDFVLHGVNGPASAWATEARPGDRLQMLAPNLAHAGDPGGYEWKPPQGVRNVLLVGDETALPAIAGILEALAVTQPDLAVQAFIEVPLQADCLEVRHGSGVELHWLPRDLLNCAQGQAMLHTVRELARLPQGHAVPEARLEDIDIDTRILWEQASTACSVFHAWVAGESATVMAIRRHLIKERGLPRQWLTLMGYWRAGRTLD, from the coding sequence ATGCCCAGCCCAGCCCGCTTGACCCAAACCCTCCAGCAAGGCCTGCGCCGTCTGATTGGCGGCGCCAGGCGCCAACCCCAGCCCTACCGCCTGTTCGACCTGGTGCTCAGCCGCCGCCTGAGCCTCACACCTTCGCTCACCCGGCTGGTGTTCACAGGCCCCGACGTGGCGCAGATGACCACCCTGGCACCGGACCAGCGGGTGAAGCTGTTCTTCCCCGCGCCCGATGGCTCCCTTGCGCAACTGCCTGCCGACCAGCACTGGAAGGCCGCCCACAGCGCGCTCGCTGCCGAACAGCGCCCACCGATGCGTACCTACACCTTGCGCGCGCTGCGCCCAGAGGCCTTGGAGGTGGACGTGGATTTCGTCTTGCACGGTGTCAACGGCCCTGCCTCTGCCTGGGCTACCGAGGCGCGGCCGGGGGATCGCCTGCAGATGCTGGCACCGAACCTGGCCCATGCGGGAGACCCTGGTGGGTACGAGTGGAAGCCGCCGCAAGGGGTACGCAACGTGTTGCTGGTCGGGGATGAAACGGCGCTGCCAGCGATTGCCGGCATCCTCGAAGCTCTGGCCGTGACGCAACCGGACCTGGCGGTGCAGGCGTTCATTGAAGTGCCCTTGCAGGCCGACTGCCTGGAGGTGCGTCACGGCAGCGGCGTTGAGCTGCACTGGCTGCCACGGGATCTTTTGAACTGCGCGCAGGGCCAGGCCATGCTGCATACCGTGCGTGAACTGGCCCGACTGCCCCAGGGGCACGCAGTGCCCGAGGCCAGGCTGGAAGATATCGATATTGACACGCGCATTCTGTGGGAACAGGCCAGTACCGCCTGCAGCGTGTTCCACGCCTGGGTGGCGGGCGAGTCGGCCACGGTCATGGCCATCCGTCGCCATTTGATCAAGGAGCGCGGGTTGCCACGTCAATGGCTGACCCTGATGGGCTACTGGCGCGCTGGCAGAACCCTGGACTGA